From the Hymenobacter yonginensis genome, one window contains:
- a CDS encoding M1 family metallopeptidase, translating into MKLPLLLVTSLLPFSLAAQQLSVPVNLQATYAKGTRSETGAPGPKYWQNSAEYDINVSFDPATRRVAGTVDIAYQNASPDSLRQLLFKLYPNLYQQGAPRAGRIAPEDVSEGVKIEALSFDGQAQDVSKLRVQATNMPVRLPKALGPGRAVKVRVAYSYVLNKGSHMRTGEVEPNSAFVAYFFPRVAVYDDIDGWNQFEYNGSQEFYNDFCTFRAAITVPRNFVVWATGDLLNPDQTLTKKYAQRLRDAERKDALTTIISEADLKRQDITQPNAQNTWRFEAKDVVDFVFATTDHYVWQASSLVVDPATQRRTRVDAVYNPRHKDFEEVAQFNRKTVEAMSYTFPKWPFPYAHETVFDGLDQMEYPMMVNDNPVETRDDAITLTDHEVFHTMFPFYMGTNETKYGWMDEGWATIGEWLISPLIQPGFVDEYGIEPYAKGSAQEFDVPITTLSTQQTGTAFFLNSYPKPALGYLYVKDLLGDELFTKALHTYIRNWHGKHPMPYDFFNSMNTGAGQNLNWFWQRWFFDGGYPDLAITSVTKTATGHDIVVQAKGTKPVPVDLTVTYTDGKTEKLHRTVAAWQAGNTSVTVPVATTKAVKRVELGSTYVPDKNKADNVWEGK; encoded by the coding sequence ATGAAACTCCCGCTTCTTCTAGTTACCTCCCTCCTGCCGTTCTCCCTGGCTGCCCAGCAATTGTCCGTTCCCGTCAATCTGCAGGCCACCTACGCCAAAGGTACCCGCTCCGAAACCGGCGCGCCCGGCCCGAAATACTGGCAGAACTCCGCCGAGTACGACATCAACGTCAGCTTTGACCCGGCTACGCGGCGCGTGGCGGGCACTGTGGACATTGCCTACCAGAACGCCAGCCCCGACTCGTTGCGGCAGCTGCTGTTCAAGCTCTACCCCAACCTCTACCAGCAGGGCGCGCCCCGCGCCGGCCGCATTGCGCCTGAGGATGTGAGTGAGGGCGTGAAAATCGAGGCGCTGAGCTTCGACGGGCAGGCGCAGGACGTGAGCAAGCTGCGCGTGCAGGCCACCAACATGCCGGTGCGGCTGCCCAAGGCGCTGGGGCCGGGCCGGGCCGTGAAGGTGCGCGTGGCGTATTCGTACGTGCTCAACAAAGGCTCGCACATGCGCACCGGCGAGGTGGAGCCCAACTCGGCTTTCGTGGCCTACTTCTTCCCGCGGGTGGCCGTCTACGATGATATCGACGGCTGGAACCAGTTCGAATACAACGGCTCACAGGAGTTCTACAACGACTTCTGCACGTTCCGGGCGGCCATTACGGTGCCGCGCAACTTTGTGGTGTGGGCCACCGGCGACCTGCTCAACCCCGACCAAACACTCACCAAAAAATACGCCCAGCGCCTGCGCGACGCCGAGCGCAAAGACGCCCTCACCACCATCATCAGCGAGGCCGACCTCAAACGCCAGGATATCACCCAGCCCAACGCCCAGAACACCTGGCGCTTTGAGGCCAAGGACGTTGTCGACTTCGTGTTTGCCACCACCGACCACTACGTGTGGCAGGCCAGCAGCCTCGTGGTAGACCCGGCCACCCAGCGCCGCACCCGCGTCGATGCCGTGTACAACCCCAGACACAAGGATTTTGAGGAAGTGGCGCAGTTCAACCGCAAAACCGTTGAGGCCATGAGCTACACGTTTCCGAAGTGGCCTTTCCCCTACGCCCACGAAACCGTGTTCGACGGCCTCGACCAGATGGAGTACCCGATGATGGTGAACGACAACCCCGTCGAAACCCGCGACGACGCCATCACCCTCACCGACCACGAGGTGTTTCACACCATGTTTCCGTTCTACATGGGCACCAACGAAACCAAGTACGGCTGGATGGACGAGGGCTGGGCCACCATCGGCGAGTGGCTGATTTCGCCGCTTATTCAGCCGGGCTTCGTGGATGAGTACGGCATCGAGCCCTACGCCAAGGGTTCGGCGCAGGAATTCGACGTGCCCATCACCACACTCAGCACCCAGCAGACCGGCACGGCGTTCTTCCTCAACTCCTACCCCAAGCCCGCGCTGGGCTACCTCTACGTGAAGGATTTACTCGGCGACGAGCTGTTCACGAAGGCCCTGCACACCTACATTCGCAACTGGCACGGCAAGCACCCCATGCCCTACGACTTTTTCAACTCCATGAACACGGGCGCAGGCCAGAACCTGAACTGGTTCTGGCAGCGCTGGTTTTTCGACGGCGGCTACCCCGACCTGGCCATTACTAGCGTTACGAAAACCGCCACCGGCCACGACATCGTGGTACAAGCCAAAGGCACCAAGCCCGTCCCAGTAGATCTGACGGTGACCTACACCGACGGCAAAACTGAGAAGCTGCACCGCACCGTAGCCGCCTGGCAAGCCGGCAACACCAGCGTCACTGTGCCCGTGGCTACCACCAAAGCCGTGAAGCGCGTGGAGCTAGGCAGCACCTACGTGCCGGACAAGAACAAGGCGGATAATGTGTGGGAGGGGAAGTAA
- a CDS encoding Smr/MutS family protein, which produces MNIGDRVRLLTGREQGIVTRILSDELVEVAIDNDFTIPVLRREVVVVAADEDKAFGRQGPPPVTPHRAKAGKHKPAKPAPVSAAASATTPAAGSAPAQAEQPAPPKATVPQPAAKGLYLALSHQSPELLSVHVINNTDREVLYTYGEENKGRYRALRADKLGAKAVSGALGHLHLKDFDQWPAAVVQLLPHQINSDTAYELLTKRTQFKATSFYSSRREAPVLGREAYLFQLDEKPAAPVAPEKLAETLQAQLSGNAPAKPAAVAPAPEPAKAIKAPPHEVDLHLEALRPEGGEDLSNTAILKLQLEVFEDTLSRALATNMHEIVFIHGSGSGTLRKEIHKLLSRNKDIKFFEDSKKEKFGYGATLVRLK; this is translated from the coding sequence ATGAACATTGGAGATAGAGTGCGCCTGCTCACAGGCCGCGAGCAAGGCATCGTCACCCGCATCCTCAGCGACGAGCTGGTGGAAGTAGCCATCGACAACGACTTCACGATTCCGGTACTGCGCCGCGAGGTAGTGGTAGTGGCTGCCGATGAGGACAAGGCATTCGGCCGCCAGGGCCCGCCGCCCGTGACGCCCCACCGGGCCAAAGCGGGCAAGCACAAGCCCGCCAAACCGGCCCCGGTTTCGGCTGCTGCTTCGGCAACCACTCCCGCAGCCGGCAGCGCCCCTGCCCAAGCCGAGCAGCCGGCACCGCCCAAAGCCACCGTGCCCCAGCCGGCCGCCAAAGGCCTGTACCTGGCCCTCAGCCACCAGTCGCCGGAGCTGCTGTCGGTGCACGTCATCAACAACACCGACCGGGAGGTGCTCTACACTTACGGCGAGGAAAACAAGGGCCGCTACCGCGCCCTGCGCGCCGACAAGCTCGGCGCCAAGGCTGTGAGCGGCGCCCTCGGCCACCTGCACCTAAAGGACTTCGACCAGTGGCCGGCGGCCGTGGTGCAGCTGCTGCCGCACCAGATCAACTCCGATACGGCCTACGAGCTGCTCACCAAGCGCACTCAGTTTAAGGCCACCAGCTTCTACAGCAGCCGCCGCGAAGCGCCGGTGCTGGGCCGGGAAGCCTACCTGTTTCAGCTGGACGAGAAGCCGGCCGCGCCCGTAGCCCCTGAGAAGCTGGCCGAAACCCTGCAGGCCCAGCTCAGCGGCAACGCTCCCGCCAAGCCCGCCGCCGTAGCGCCCGCCCCGGAACCAGCCAAGGCCATCAAAGCCCCGCCGCACGAGGTGGACCTGCACCTGGAAGCCCTGCGCCCCGAGGGCGGCGAGGACCTCAGCAACACGGCTATCCTGAAGCTGCAGCTGGAGGTGTTCGAGGACACGCTGAGCCGGGCGCTGGCCACTAACATGCACGAAATCGTGTTCATCCACGGCTCGGGCAGCGGCACGCTCCGCAAGGAAATTCACAAGCTGCTCAGCCGCAACAAGGACATCAAGTTCTTCGAGGACTCGAAAAAGGAGAAGTTTGGCTACGGCGCTACACTGGTGCGGCTGAAGTAA
- a CDS encoding DUF2279 domain-containing protein: MLLPTSFCAVLPAAARRQLRRWAAAALLALPLGATAQEAPLIATPPLAAEPPLAPPDSSRLSRRLPVLAGGLAVTYTGLLYGLSKGWYTGERSSFHWFNDLPEWKQMDKAGHFWGAFHESRGAVDMLRWAGVPERRALWYGGFVGFLLQSPIELLDGRDPAYGASATDLAANFLGSAGLIGQQLAWGEVRLMPKYSFHTTSYAARRPNVLGRSLAEQHLKDYNGQTYWLCADVGAWLPASSRWPRWLQPAVGYGAQQMVFNDPDANAAAGLNAYRQYYLSFDIDLRHIPTRSKLLRRVFYVASIFHLPAPALEWNQRRGFVMRGLYY, translated from the coding sequence GTGCTCCTACCTACCTCGTTCTGCGCTGTGCTGCCGGCAGCTGCCCGCCGCCAACTCCGCAGGTGGGCAGCCGCCGCGCTGCTGGCCCTGCCGCTGGGAGCTACGGCGCAGGAAGCACCACTAATAGCTACTCCCCCACTCGCCGCAGAGCCGCCGCTGGCCCCACCCGACAGCAGCCGCCTGAGCCGCCGTCTGCCGGTGCTGGCTGGCGGGCTGGCCGTCACATACACGGGCCTGCTCTACGGCCTGAGCAAGGGCTGGTACACCGGCGAGCGAAGCTCGTTTCACTGGTTCAACGACCTGCCTGAGTGGAAGCAGATGGACAAGGCGGGCCACTTTTGGGGCGCCTTCCATGAAAGCCGCGGCGCGGTGGATATGCTGCGCTGGGCTGGGGTGCCCGAGCGCCGCGCCCTCTGGTACGGCGGCTTCGTGGGATTTCTGCTGCAAAGCCCCATTGAGCTGCTCGACGGCCGAGACCCGGCCTACGGCGCCTCCGCCACCGACCTGGCGGCCAACTTCCTGGGCTCGGCCGGCCTGATCGGACAGCAGCTGGCCTGGGGCGAGGTACGCCTGATGCCTAAGTACTCGTTTCATACCACGTCCTACGCTGCCCGCCGGCCCAACGTATTGGGCCGCAGCCTGGCCGAGCAGCACCTGAAGGACTACAATGGCCAAACCTACTGGCTGTGCGCCGATGTGGGCGCCTGGCTGCCGGCCTCCTCGCGCTGGCCCCGCTGGCTGCAGCCGGCCGTGGGCTACGGCGCCCAGCAGATGGTCTTCAACGACCCGGACGCCAACGCCGCCGCGGGCCTGAACGCCTACCGCCAATACTACCTGTCGTTTGACATTGACCTGCGCCACATCCCAACCCGCAGCAAGCTGCTGCGCCGGGTGTTCTACGTGGCCAGCATCTTCCACCTGCCGGCCCCGGCCCTGGAGTGGAACCAGCGCCGCGGCTTCGTGATGCGCGGCCTTTATTACTAA